Proteins encoded in a region of the Drosophila sechellia strain sech25 chromosome 2L, ASM438219v1, whole genome shotgun sequence genome:
- the LOC6617420 gene encoding accessory gland protein Acp29AB, producing MQRLSISLLLALFAWNAHMPSAATQSVCLLQDAPKQCGEFCLTALSPMLDHIARHEAEWASSVLQANATGARLARIEALQAAMNIRQKVLQEVFPKDIGARLDRLESQQAALLRILSKFDRKIVPPKFELIGSRFFYIEDETRMNWTSAGSYCRQMGTQLATIRSAEELAALRAKLNKERHYWLDITDLEKEGDFRVSASGKRPNFLKWRVGQPNNFSGNQHCVDLLDGLMYDDKCDSLSYFICQSDDDSLD from the coding sequence ATGCAGAGGCTCAGTATATCGCTGCTACTTGCGCTTTTTGCCTGGAATGCGCACATGCCTTCAGCTGCAACGCAGTCAGTGTGCCTGCTGCAGGATGCGCCAAAACAATGTGGCGAGTTCTGCCTCACAGCTCTGAGCCCCATGCTGGATCACATTGCCAGGCACGAGGCCGAGTGGGCGTCGAGTGTTCTGCAGGCGAACGCAACCGGGGCGAGACTGGCCAGGATCGAGGCTCTGCAGGCGGCGATGAACATCAGGCAGAAGGTCCTGCAGGAGGTCTTCCCTAAGGACATCGGGGCGAGGCTGGACAGACTGGAAAGTCAGCAGGCGGCGCTCTTGCGGATACTCTCCAAGTTCGATAGGAAAATAGTTCCGCCCAAGTTCGAGTTGATCGGCTCGAGGTTCTTCTACATAGAGGACGAAACGCGTATGAACTGGACCTCGGCTGGCAGCTACTGTCGCCAAATGGGCACCCAACTGGCCACCATTCGCAGTGCGGAGGAGCTGGCTGCGCTCAGGGCCAAGCTCAACAAGGAGCGACACTACTGGCTGGACATCACCGATCTGGAGAAGGAGGGCGACTTCAGGGTCTCAGCGTCCGGCAAGAGGCCCAACTTCCTCAAGTGGAGAGTGGGCCAGCCCAATAACTTTAGCGGCAATCAGCACTGCGTTGATCTTTTAGACGGGCTTATGTACGACGACAAATGCGATAGCCTGAGCTACTTCATATGCCAGTCCGACGATGATAGTTTGGACTAA